The window CTCCAGTGGTATGGTaggagtttacagaggcttttcttcgtcattagctgccaccagagcttagacgggccagagttgataggttcttgacccttcgacagGGTAACATGAGTTTTTTGGAGTACAGTCTTCAGTTTGATTCGTTGGccaggtatgctcccactattgtatctaagatggaggatcgggttcatcggttcgtgatggggttggagccgcaccaGCTAAATgattgtatgtcggtctcacttcagccagacGTGGATATTTCTCTTATTCAAGCAtatgctcagggtgtagaggagcgtaagcagaagtagagggccgatcatgagcatgataggggccagagtaagagagcgagatcttcgggtccttctggtgagtttcgaggtggtcagagacaacaatacccgaggtatccagcctaGCCATCGGCTAGCGCACCCCCTAAGTTTGCTGGTTAGAGATTTGATAGTTCTACATATTCGGGTCCTTGTCAGAATTCCAgggcctcaagttctcagtataTGCCGCcattgccacgatgtgctcagtgtggtaagcagcatgccgggcagtgccgtatggggttgggtgtttattatacttgtggttatccaggccacgttatgaaTGATTGTCTGACgagaggtgatgcaagcataGTTCAGCTAGCAGGATCTGTAGCTGGTTTGTTATCATCGGTATGCCCCCttgggcaaggttcacaagcaccaatcggtcgtggtagaggcagaggtggagcatctagctcgagcggtcctcagattTGCATATATGCATTAGCAGGACGACAAGATTaggagtcgtcacctgatgttgttacaggtatattatcagtctcctcatatgatgtatatgcacagATTGACcgaggttccaccttatcatatgttactccatTGGTTTCTAGTAAGTTTGGTATAAAAcctgagttggttaaaccttttgagttgTCCACACCTATTGGGGATCCGGTGATAGATAGGCGGGTATATAGAGGTTGTATAGTAGTACTTCATAGTCGACctacagtagcagacctaatcgagttagatatggtagaatttgatgatataatgggtatggattggttggcttcttgttatgccaatgttgattgtagatcaaagacgGTCCGATTCCAATTTCCAGGGGAGCCTATTTTGGAATtgaaaggtaatacggcatcgccgagaggtagatttatttcctatctcaaggcaaggaagatgatcagaaagggctatatttgtCACTTAGTTCGGGTGCATGATGTGAAAGTAGATTCACCAACCATTCAAACTATCCCTGTGGTAAATACGTTTCCCGAtgttttcccgatgagcttccgggtcttccgccagtgtgagaaattgagtttgctattgacctatTACCAGATACTaaaccaatatctattcctccctatagaatggcacccgCAGAgctaaaagagttgaaggaacaactaaaggagttgcttgaaaaaggctttatcagacctagtacatcaccgtggggagcatctatgttatttgtgaggaagaaagatagtTTCTTGccgatgtgtattgattatagacagttgaacaaggtgacGATAAAAAATAAGTATCCGCtcctgaggattgatgatttatttgtcagttgcaaggtgccaagtgtttctcgaagatagacttgaggctAAGGGTTAAGGGGAAAGATATTCTGAAGatagcattcaggaccagatatgggcattttgagttttgcgttatgtcattcggtttgaccaatgccccaacagtattcatagatttgatgaaccgtgtgttcagaccctttctaaaTCTATCCGTgattgaatttattgatgatatattggtataTTCTTGTTCAGAaactgagcatgcagatcatttgcgtattgTGCTCAAAGTTCTAAAAAAGAGAAGTTGTACgccaaattctctaaatgtgaattctggttaaaTTCTATAGcttccttgggcatattattttgGATGAAGGTTctgggttgatacacaaaagatcaGCAGTAAAGACTTGGCATAGACtcacgacaccgacggaggttcatAGTTTTcgcggtttggcaggttattacggatatttgtagaggggttttcttccctttcagtaCCATTGAAAAAGctgactcagaagggagctaagtttcaatggaccgATGCTTGCGAATGGAGTtttcaggcattgaaggacagattaacttcaACACCGGTTCTAATGCtcccagaagggaccgatggttatgttatTAATTTTGACGCTTCGGGAATTgggttgggttgtgtactgatgcatcATAGTAAgtttgtagcttatgcttctagacaactaagaaagcacgagaagaattacccgacccacgatttagagttagccgctgtgattcatgcactaaagatgtggaggcactacttgtatggtgtTCAT is drawn from Nicotiana tomentosiformis chromosome 12, ASM39032v3, whole genome shotgun sequence and contains these coding sequences:
- the LOC138902633 gene encoding uncharacterized protein, whose amino-acid sequence is MQRTLRVMKSTVTESVELASYRLQDVAVNWSWEFSRGENTPPVNSRASSSQYMPPLPRCAQCGKQHAGQCRMGLGVYYTCGYPGHVMNDCLTRGDASIVQLAGSVAGLLSSIDRGSTLSYVTPLVSSKFGIKPELVKPFELSTPIGDPVIDRRVYRGCIVVLHSRPTVADLIELDMVEFDDIMGMDWLASCYANVDCRSKTVRFQFPGEPILELKVPLKKLTQKGAKFQWTDACEWSFQALKDRLTSTPVLMLPEGTDGYVINFDASGIGLGCVLMHHSKFVAYASRQLRKHEKNYPTHDLELAAVIHALKMWRHYLYGVHIDVYMDHKSHQYIVKQKELNLRQRRWLELRKDYDVDILYHPRKANVVADALNCRSMGNMSYLQPEKGGIAHDIHQLASLRVRLLDSGDTGIAIQDTATFSLVTEVKECQYEDPVLAIYRDTTPQKEKTPFEIT